The following proteins are co-located in the Flectobacillus major DSM 103 genome:
- a CDS encoding M28 family peptidase yields the protein MKTSKIAFGLLAIFLFSGVAVYFKSCQTKTETSESQTPETALLPAPTFNADSAYYFVNTQVSFGPRVPNTKAHKACAAWLVSQLKGYGCEVTEQKFVATTYDGKKLDAVNIIGSVNPSAPKRIVLAAHWDSRSIADKDNHDKDKPIDGANDGASGVGILLEIARAIKTAQSKPNVGVDIILFDAEDTGEPDGYSGPATENVWWCLGSQYWAAHKHKDNYQAYYGILLDMVGAKGAMFPHEGMSMQYAPMIVRNIWDIASRLGYSSVFIDQDGGALTDDHAFVNEVGKIQMIDIVELRPNDPKTFGAYHHTHGDNMSIIDKNTLKAVGQTVLTALYQE from the coding sequence ATGAAAACATCAAAAATTGCTTTTGGCTTATTGGCTATATTTTTATTTTCAGGTGTAGCGGTTTATTTTAAATCTTGCCAGACCAAAACAGAAACTAGCGAAAGCCAAACGCCCGAAACGGCTTTGTTGCCAGCTCCTACTTTCAATGCCGATTCAGCCTATTATTTTGTGAATACACAAGTAAGCTTTGGGCCAAGAGTACCCAATACCAAAGCTCATAAAGCCTGTGCTGCATGGCTAGTAAGCCAGTTGAAAGGATATGGCTGTGAGGTAACAGAACAAAAATTTGTAGCAACTACTTACGACGGCAAAAAACTTGATGCTGTCAATATTATAGGTTCGGTAAACCCTTCGGCTCCTAAACGAATCGTACTTGCTGCCCACTGGGATTCTCGTTCTATTGCCGACAAAGACAATCATGACAAAGATAAGCCTATTGATGGTGCCAACGATGGTGCAAGTGGTGTGGGTATATTGTTAGAAATAGCCCGAGCTATTAAAACAGCTCAAAGTAAACCCAATGTAGGAGTAGATATTATTCTTTTCGATGCCGAAGATACTGGCGAGCCAGATGGATACAGTGGCCCAGCTACCGAAAATGTTTGGTGGTGTTTGGGTTCTCAGTATTGGGCTGCACATAAGCACAAAGACAACTACCAAGCCTATTATGGTATATTGTTAGACATGGTTGGTGCTAAAGGGGCGATGTTTCCACACGAAGGAATGTCAATGCAATACGCTCCAATGATTGTAAGAAATATCTGGGATATTGCTTCACGACTAGGATATAGCTCGGTATTTATTGACCAAGATGGTGGTGCATTAACCGACGACCACGCTTTTGTTAATGAAGTGGGTAAAATACAAATGATTGATATTGTTGAGCTACGCCCCAACGACCCTAAAACTTTTGGGGCATATCATCATACTCATGGCGATAACATGAGTATAATTGATAAAAATACCCTAAAAGCAGTTGGCCAAACAGTATTAACAGCCCTTTATCAAGAATAA
- a CDS encoding NifU family protein: MLKSQIFIYTESTPNPNSMKFVFNFELVPEGASFDYATPSEAIAEDKNSPLAVEIFGFDFVRRVFISSNFVTITKDEETKWEDQLFNLKQFLKKFFEDKKEVFTQSTIKAHETASSGEPDSDTVVKIKAVLDQYVRPAVESDGGAINFHSFNEGTVKVLLQGSCSGCPSSTMTLKAGIENLLTRMVPEVKEVVAEGV; the protein is encoded by the coding sequence ATGTTAAAATCACAAATATTTATTTATACAGAATCAACGCCCAATCCTAATTCAATGAAGTTTGTCTTCAATTTTGAATTAGTTCCAGAAGGAGCGTCTTTTGACTATGCAACGCCATCAGAAGCTATTGCAGAAGATAAAAACTCACCTTTGGCTGTTGAGATTTTCGGATTTGATTTTGTGAGAAGAGTGTTTATCTCATCTAACTTCGTTACAATTACCAAAGACGAAGAAACAAAATGGGAAGACCAATTATTTAACTTAAAACAATTTTTGAAAAAATTCTTTGAAGATAAAAAAGAAGTTTTCACTCAATCTACTATCAAAGCTCATGAAACCGCTTCGTCGGGCGAGCCAGATTCAGATACTGTTGTGAAAATCAAGGCTGTTTTAGACCAATATGTTCGTCCTGCTGTTGAATCTGATGGTGGAGCAATCAACTTTCATTCGTTCAACGAGGGTACTGTGAAAGTATTATTACAGGGCTCTTGCTCGGGCTGTCCTTCTTCTACAATGACTTTGAAGGCTGGTATTGAAAATTTACTTACAAGAATGGTTCCTGAGGTGAAAGAAGTAGTAGCCGAAGGTGTTTAA
- a CDS encoding 2-phosphosulfolactate phosphatase yields the protein MKTIDVCLTPELLHLHNIENSIVVVVDIFRATSCMTTAFANGVGSIIPVATIDECVSYQQKGYLAAAERDGKTPDGFDFDNSPFSYMVDKVKGATICVTTTNGTLAITKSKSAVKVMVGSFLNLGALSSYLKEQQYDVLVLCAGWKGKPNLEDTLFAGALVERLKDEFIIEEDSALMALRQYQGAKDDLLSYVASSSHVRRLQRLGIQKDIAYCLQQDLYDVLPVLRGNALVNM from the coding sequence ATGAAAACAATTGATGTTTGCTTAACTCCAGAATTATTACACCTCCATAATATTGAAAACTCAATTGTGGTAGTTGTCGATATTTTCAGAGCTACTTCGTGTATGACCACCGCCTTTGCCAATGGAGTTGGCTCTATTATTCCTGTTGCAACTATCGACGAATGTGTGTCATATCAGCAAAAAGGGTATCTGGCTGCTGCCGAACGTGATGGAAAAACACCTGATGGTTTTGATTTTGACAATTCTCCATTCAGCTATATGGTCGACAAAGTAAAAGGTGCAACAATTTGTGTTACTACTACCAACGGAACTTTGGCTATTACCAAATCAAAGTCGGCAGTGAAAGTAATGGTTGGGTCATTCCTGAACCTAGGTGCTTTGTCAAGCTATCTTAAAGAGCAACAATATGATGTACTGGTGTTGTGTGCAGGCTGGAAAGGTAAACCTAATTTGGAAGATACACTTTTTGCAGGGGCATTGGTAGAACGCCTCAAAGACGAATTTATCATAGAAGAAGATTCGGCCTTGATGGCTTTGCGTCAATACCAAGGAGCTAAAGATGACCTGCTTTCGTATGTGGCGTCGTCGTCGCATGTACGAAGGTTACAACGTTTGGGTATCCAGAAAGATATTGCCTATTGTCTCCAACAAGATTTGTACGATGTATTGCCTGTTTTGAGGGGGAATGCTTTAGTAAATATGTAA
- the gcvT gene encoding glycine cleavage system aminomethyltransferase GcvT produces the protein MEQTEQLKLVFLNDVHTSLGAKMVPFAGYSMPVLYTNLIQEHHAVRNAVGVFDVSHMGEFIVKGERATEFLQYVTSNDVSALYDGKVQYSCLPNDKGGIVDDLLIYRRTENEYFVVVNASNIDKDWNWMQSHNSFGVEMQNISDEISLFAVQGPKGVATMQKLTDLDLGSMEYYTFKEGTVAGIENVLIATTGYTGAGGMEVYVKNEYAKVMWDAIFAAGEEFGIVPVGLGARDTLRTEMGYCLYGNDIDDTTSPIEAGLGWITKFNKEFVNAAFHKQIKENGPTKKLVAFEMIDRGIPRQHYEIMDATGNIIGEVTSGTQSPSLSKGIGLGYVATEFSKLGTEIYINIRNKYLKAQVVKLPFLK, from the coding sequence ATGGAACAAACAGAACAACTAAAACTCGTATTTCTTAACGATGTACATACTTCTTTAGGGGCAAAAATGGTACCTTTTGCAGGATATTCAATGCCTGTATTATACACCAACTTGATTCAAGAGCATCATGCCGTTCGCAATGCTGTAGGCGTTTTTGACGTATCGCACATGGGCGAGTTTATTGTAAAAGGAGAGCGTGCAACAGAGTTTTTACAATATGTTACCTCCAACGATGTATCGGCTTTGTACGATGGTAAAGTACAATATTCTTGTTTGCCCAACGACAAAGGCGGTATTGTTGACGACCTTTTGATTTATAGAAGAACCGAAAATGAATATTTCGTTGTAGTAAATGCCTCAAATATCGACAAAGACTGGAATTGGATGCAAAGCCATAATTCTTTTGGGGTAGAGATGCAAAATATCAGCGACGAAATCAGTTTGTTTGCTGTACAGGGGCCTAAAGGCGTGGCAACTATGCAAAAATTAACGGATTTGGATTTAGGCTCGATGGAATACTATACCTTTAAGGAAGGTACAGTTGCAGGTATCGAAAATGTATTGATTGCTACAACAGGATACACTGGTGCAGGAGGAATGGAGGTATATGTCAAAAATGAATATGCCAAAGTAATGTGGGATGCTATCTTTGCTGCAGGCGAAGAGTTTGGTATTGTACCTGTAGGCCTAGGGGCTCGTGATACACTACGTACCGAAATGGGCTATTGCTTGTATGGTAACGATATCGACGATACTACATCGCCTATCGAAGCAGGCTTGGGTTGGATTACCAAATTCAACAAGGAGTTTGTGAATGCTGCTTTTCATAAGCAAATAAAAGAAAATGGCCCTACCAAAAAATTAGTGGCTTTTGAAATGATAGATAGAGGTATTCCACGTCAGCATTACGAAATTATGGATGCTACGGGCAATATTATTGGCGAAGTAACCTCAGGAACACAATCGCCATCGCTTAGTAAAGGTATTGGCTTGGGCTATGTAGCCACAGAATTTAGTAAATTAGGAACCGAAATTTATATCAATATCCGAAACAAATATTTGAAAGCTCAAGTGGTAAAACTTCCTTTTTTGAAGTAA
- the mutL gene encoding DNA mismatch repair endonuclease MutL: protein MLDIIQLLPDSIANQIAAGEVVQRPASVVKELLENSIDAEATQIQLIIREAGKTLIQVIDNGKGMSETDARMCFERHATSKIRTSDDLFKIRTMGFRGEAMASIAAVSQVELRTRRSTEELGTLVRIEASELKAQEAVSTMEGSNIQVKNLFFNVPARRNFLKSNPVEMRHIIEEFQRVALSNPKIAFTLYHNDAEIYNLPSGKLSRRIVDLFGKSYREQLASCEEETSFVTVHGFVGKPQFAKKTRGEQFFFANNRYIKNSYLNHAVMTSFEGLIPEGSHPFYVLFIEIDPVHIDINVHPTKTEIKFDDERTVYAIVQAAVRKAMSQHNLTPSLDFDTDVNYTNQFFSFSNTPFPSKMNGSESIGRTETTFSQPEPSPREKSNLTNWNKLYEGLNRSADDFDQQPKQQSGLDFGSDYQEQQPFTLKSKANDIADSRPQRTSQDSDATTFQIHNRYIISQVKSGMLLIDQRAAYERILYEKFAQHLQKNNGASQQLLFPSTIKLTSADFHLLVEIQDEIKNLGFDLSVIGHDSFIVNGIPADSPDENEQELIEGLLEQFKRNEAELHLDKAENLARAMAKRSAGRFGVSRLTNQEMNTLVEQLFASSTPSYSPSGDLTMKILGLAEMANLFLK, encoded by the coding sequence ATGTTAGATATTATTCAACTGCTTCCTGATTCGATTGCGAACCAGATTGCTGCTGGGGAGGTTGTTCAGAGGCCGGCCTCGGTGGTGAAGGAGTTGTTAGAGAATTCCATCGATGCAGAAGCCACCCAAATACAGCTTATTATAAGAGAAGCAGGCAAAACACTGATTCAGGTAATAGACAACGGCAAAGGAATGTCCGAAACTGATGCCCGAATGTGTTTTGAGCGTCATGCCACTTCCAAAATCCGTACCTCCGACGATTTGTTTAAAATCCGAACAATGGGTTTTAGAGGCGAAGCTATGGCCTCTATTGCAGCGGTTTCGCAGGTTGAACTCAGAACTCGCAGAAGCACCGAAGAATTAGGCACGCTGGTACGTATCGAAGCTTCAGAGCTAAAAGCCCAAGAAGCGGTGTCGACTATGGAAGGGAGCAATATTCAGGTGAAAAATCTCTTTTTTAATGTACCCGCTCGACGCAACTTCCTCAAATCGAACCCCGTTGAAATGCGTCATATCATCGAGGAGTTTCAGCGTGTGGCATTATCCAATCCTAAAATTGCTTTTACCTTATATCATAACGATGCCGAAATTTATAATTTGCCTTCAGGAAAACTAAGCCGCAGAATTGTAGATTTATTTGGTAAATCGTACCGTGAGCAATTGGCTTCGTGCGAAGAAGAAACATCGTTTGTAACCGTTCATGGTTTTGTTGGTAAGCCCCAATTTGCCAAAAAAACTAGAGGCGAACAGTTTTTCTTTGCCAATAATCGGTACATCAAAAATAGCTATTTGAACCATGCCGTAATGACTTCCTTTGAAGGACTCATTCCTGAAGGTTCGCATCCTTTTTATGTATTGTTTATTGAAATAGACCCTGTTCATATTGATATTAATGTACACCCTACCAAAACAGAAATCAAGTTTGACGATGAACGAACGGTATATGCTATTGTTCAGGCGGCCGTTAGAAAAGCCATGAGCCAGCATAACTTGACCCCTTCGTTAGATTTTGATACGGATGTCAATTATACCAATCAGTTTTTCTCATTTAGTAATACGCCTTTTCCAAGCAAAATGAATGGCTCGGAAAGTATTGGAAGAACCGAAACAACTTTTTCTCAGCCCGAACCTTCGCCACGAGAAAAGTCTAATTTGACCAATTGGAATAAACTTTATGAAGGACTAAACCGTTCGGCCGATGATTTTGACCAACAACCCAAACAACAAAGTGGGCTTGACTTTGGCTCGGATTATCAAGAGCAGCAACCTTTTACCCTCAAAAGTAAAGCCAATGATATTGCCGATTCTCGTCCACAACGAACTTCGCAAGATTCGGATGCTACTACTTTCCAAATTCATAATCGGTATATTATCTCGCAAGTAAAGTCGGGAATGTTGCTCATAGACCAACGGGCGGCTTATGAACGGATTTTGTACGAAAAGTTTGCTCAGCACTTACAAAAAAATAATGGGGCATCACAACAATTGCTATTTCCGTCTACCATTAAATTAACCTCTGCCGATTTTCATCTATTGGTAGAAATACAGGATGAAATCAAAAATTTAGGCTTTGATTTAAGCGTAATTGGGCACGATTCATTTATTGTGAATGGTATTCCTGCCGATTCGCCCGATGAAAACGAGCAAGAGCTAATAGAAGGATTATTAGAGCAATTCAAAAGAAATGAAGCTGAATTACATTTAGACAAAGCCGAAAACTTGGCAAGAGCCATGGCCAAACGCTCGGCAGGCCGATTTGGTGTTAGTAGACTAACCAACCAAGAAATGAATACATTGGTTGAGCAACTCTTTGCATCGTCAACACCAAGTTATTCACCAAGTGGCGATCTTACTATGAAAATTTTGGGATTGGCAGAAATGGCTAATTTATTTTTAAAATAA